From one Lolium rigidum isolate FL_2022 chromosome 4, APGP_CSIRO_Lrig_0.1, whole genome shotgun sequence genomic stretch:
- the LOC124648996 gene encoding formin-like protein 6, whose translation MSLFRKFFYRKPPDGLLEITERVYVFDSCFSTDVFDDDDRYRLYIGDIVAQLRSHFAGATFMVFNFREEDGLGRPSLLGSILAAYDMVVMDYPRQYEGCPLLTMEMVHHFLRSAESWLSLAHHNVLIMHCERGGWPALAFMLAGLLLYRKQFIGEQRTLEMVYKQAPRELIQLLTPLNPMPSQVRYLHYIARRNVSSDWPPGDRPLTLDCVILRNAPGCNGEDGCRPIFRIYGQDPLFSTDDIPKVLFATPKRSKYVRHYKRADCELIKIDVHCHIQGDVVLECISTDAAQEREEMMFRVMFNTAFIRSNILMLNRDEIDLMWDAKDRFAKEFRAEILFSEMDTPDELDPMEMMAGIGEKEGLPIEAFAKVQEMFSIVDWLDPKGDAAAQFFQRLTTYENIQMRQGLVSPSNKGSIVRKEIGQLELRSPTRNETGIARNKSEHSAVYMNKQDCDGIHNLVSQGKSVVHEKISSQVCKEITHVVDINTTRPSSLEKPDEGCGAVQCSSPTMIMSQRFPASRSSSALSSNSSPRSLSAFPRFHSVPSALGITALLEDHAAFGGSENCSSTVVSPTISNLSSATVKALHPTKGTPILTKGALPPTSGPSEPVLLVASDAIMMSDAKDFPEPSEKHSGPSLLPHPCQPHENSTLPLAGSTTLSTYHQRSSSNSAKESSPTSPAPHPPLFPTLSTPSNSTSIHCRHQDSLLATTSTSSRPPAQRSPPPPSTTGFSTVGSPVSLPTPPSASAPTSPIGLSSKSSISRPPAPPPPPPVASTSYVVQSAAPAAPPLPPLSSASSPVGPAAQPPPLASTLSAVRPPPPPPPPPLSTLSAVRPPAPPPPPPLSTSPAVRPAAPPPPPPPPLASTSSTILPPAPPPPPCPTSSAIRSSAPPPPLPPGIASTPPPPPPPYHSPKQSSSSTGMSLPCPTAPPPPNAPSFSKDAHHPTPPAPPGVNANLFGAKGRGPAPPSGPMSKSLQSGQAMSRRSNLKPLHWVKVTRAMQGSLWAEGQKTDDVSKAPVFDMSELENLFSAALPKDSRSSDKSGSRASGTKPEKIHLIDLRRANNCGIMLTKVKMPLPELMSAILALDDSILDADQVDNLIKFTPTKEEIELLKGYKGDKQVLGECEKFFMELMKVPRVDSKLRVFSFRIQFRSQVSDLKRNLNIVNSSAEEIRGSAKLKRIMQTILSLGNALNQGTARGSAVGFRLDSLLKLSDTRARNNKMTLMHYLSKVLSEKLPELLDFPKDLASLELAAKIQLKSLAEEMQAINKGLEKVEQELTISENDGPVSETFRKTLKDFLSGAEAEVRALTSLYSNVGRNADALALYFGEDPARCPFEQVVTTLQNFVRLFTRSHEENCKQLDLEKKKAQKEAETEKPKSESETDKVNTESENEKAKLSHSIKELDISLQSQAQTASAK comes from the exons ATGTCGCTCTTCCGCAAGTTCTTCTACCGCAAGCCCCCCGACGGCCTCCTCGAGATCACCGAGCGGGTCTACG TATTCGATTCGTGCTTCTCCACCGATGTCTTCGACGACGACGACCGGTACCGGCTCTACATCGGGGACATCGTGGCGCAGCTGCGGAGCCACTTCGCGGGCGCCACCTTCATGGTCTTCAACTTCCGGGAGGAGGACGGGCTGGGCCGGCCGAGCCTGCTGGGGAGCATCCTTGCCGCCTACGACATGGTGGTCATGGACTACCCGCGCCAGTACGAGGGCTGCCCGCTGCTCACCATGGAGATGGTGCACCACTTCCTCCGCTCCGCCGAGAGCTGGCTCTCCCTCGCCCACCACAACGTGCTCATCATGCACTGCGAGCGCGGCGGCTGGCCCGCGCTCGCGTTCATGCTCGCCGGCCTGCTGCTCTACCGCAAGCAGTTCATCGGCGAGCAGCGCACGCTGGAGATGGTCTACAAGCAGGCGCCGCGCGAGCTCATCCAGCTGCTCACGCCGCTCAATCCAATGCCTTCGCAGGTTAGGTACCTGCATTATATTGCCCGCAGGAACGTCAGCTCAGACTGGCCACCGGGTGACCGGCCGCTGACGCTAGACTGCGTCATACTAAGGAATGCCCCGGGATGTAATGGGGAGGATGGGTGTAGACCCATATTCCGTATCTATGGCCAGGATCCTCTCTTCAGCACAGATGACATTCCCAAGGTGCTTTTTGCAACACCAAAGAGGAGTAAATATGTTCGCCATTACAAGCGG GCAGACTGCGAACTGATCAAGATCGACGTCCACTGCCATATCCAAGGAGATGTTGTCCTCGAATGCATTAGCACGGACGCCGCTCAAGAACGGGAAGAGATGATGTTCAGAGTTATGTTCAATACAGCATTTATCAGATCCAACATTCTGATGCTGAACCGTGATGAAATCGACCTAATGTGGGATGCCAAGGATCGGTTCGCAAAGGAATTCAGAGCCGAG ATTCTCTTTTCAGAAATGGACACGCCAGATGAATTAGATCCCATGGAGATGATGGCAGGTATAGGGGAGAAGGAGGGCCTACCGATTGAAGCATTTGCAAAGGTTCAAGAGATGTTCAGCATTGTGGACTGGTTAGATCCGAAAGGGGATGCTGCAGCCCAGTTTTTCCAGCGGCTAACTACGTATGAAAATATACAGATGAGGCAGGGATTGGTCTCTCCAAGCAACAAAGGTTCAATCGTTAGAAAAGAAATAGGGCAGTTGGAGCTTCGTTCTCCAACCAGAAATGAAACTGGCATTGCTCGAAACAAATCCGAACACTCGGCAGTATATATGAACAAACAGGATtgtgatggcatacacaatttggtcTCCCAAGGAAAATCTGTTGTTCATGAAAAGATAAGCTCTCAAGTTTGCAAGGAAATAACACATGTAGTGGACATAAATACCACACGGCCGTCTTCACTCGAAAAGCCAGACGAGGGGTGTGGTGCAGTACAGTGCTCTTCACCCACTATGATTATGTCACAGCGGTTTCCAGCTTCTAGATCAAGCTCTGCTCTTTCTAGCAACTCATCTCCTAGATCACTTTCAGCTTTCCCAAGATTTCATAGCGTACCTTCAGCCCTAGGAATTACAGCTTTGTTGGAAGATCATGCTGCATTTGGAGGTTCTGAAAATTGCAGTTCAACCGTCGTTTCGCCCACAATATCAAATTTGTCAAGTGCCACAGTCAAAGCTCTGCATCCAACAAAAG GTACTCCAATTTTAACAAAGGGTGCACTTCCACCAACTTCTGGGCCATCAGAGCCGGTGCTGTTGGTGGCATCTGATGCCATTATGATGTCTGATGCAAAAGACTTTCCTGAACCATCCGAAAAGCATTCAG GTCCTTCATTGTTGCCCCACCCATGTCAGCCACATGAAAATTCTACATTACCATTAGCTGGAAGTACTACTCTCTCCACATACCATCAGCGGTCCTCAAGTAACAGCGcaaaagaatcatcaccaacTTCCCCCGCTCCCCATCCACCTCTGTTTCCCACTTTGTCGACACCTTCCAATTCTACAAGTATTCATTGTCGGCACCAAGATTCCCTGCTTGCCACTACCTCGACTTCATCCAGACCTCCAGCACAACGATCACCTCCACCTCCATCCACTACAGGGTTTTCTACTGTTGGATCTCCCGTATCGCTCCCGACTCCACCTTCAGCTTCTGCTCCTACATCTCCCATTGGACTATCATCTAAGTCCTCTATCAGTAGACCTCCTGCACCCCCTCCACCTCCGCCAGTTGCTTCTACTTCATATGTTGTACAATCTGCTGCACCAGCTGCACCTCCACTTCCCCCACTTTCTTCTGCTTCATCTCCTGTTGGACCTGCTGCACAACCTCCACCACTTGCTTCTACATTATCGGCTGttcgacctcctccaccacctccacctccaccactttCTACTTTGTCGGCTGTTCGACCTCctgcaccacctccacctccaccactttCTACTTCACCCGCTGTTCGACCTGctgcaccacctccacctccacctccaccacttgCTTCTACTTCATCTACTATTCTGCCTCctgcaccacctccaccaccttgcCCAACATCATCCGCCATTAGATCTTCAGCACCACCTCCGCCTCTGCCTCCAGGAATTGCTTctacgccaccgccaccaccgccaccctaTCATTCACCCAAACAGTCATCCAGTTCTACGGGCATGTCATTGCCATGTCCTACTGCTCCACCACCACCTAATGCTCCAAGTTTCTCAAAGGATGCCCACCATCCTACTCCACCAGCACCTCCTGGTGTTAATGCTAATCTTTTTGGTGCCAAGGGTCGTGGACCTGCACCTCCTTCGGGTCCAATGTCTAAGAGCCTTCAATCTGGTCAGGCTATGTCCAGAAGGTCCAATTTGAAACCACTACACTGGGTGAAAGTAACAAGAGCGATGCAGGGCAGTCTCTGGGCCGAGGGACAAAAAACGGATGATGTTTCAAA AGCCCCAGTGTTTGACATGTCAGAACTAGAAAATCTTTTCTCAGCTGCTCTTCCAAAAGATTCTAGGAGTTCAGATAAGTCAGGAAGTCGTGCATCTGGGACAAAACCTGAGAAAATTCATCTT ATCGATCTTCGTCGAGCTAACAATTGTGGAATCATGCTTACAAAAGTCAAAATGCCCCTTCCGGAACTAATG AGCGCTATTCTTGCTCTGGATGATTCTATCCTAGACGCTGATCAGGTGGACAACCTAATTAAGTTCACTCCAACTAAAGAGGAAATAGAACTTCTGAAG GGTTACAAAGGAGATAAGCAAGTACTCGGTGAATGCGAAAAG TTCTTCATGGAGCTTATGAAAGTACCCCGTGTGGACTCTAAGCTGAGAGTTTTCTCATTTAGGATTCAATTTCGTTCTCAA GTTTCTGACCTTAAGCGGAACCTGAACATCGTTAACTCCTCTGCTGAAGAG ATAAGGGGTTCTGCGAAGTTGAAAAGGATTATGCAGACAATCCTTTCTTTGGGAAATGCATTGAATCAAGGCACTGCTAGAG GTTCTGCTGTTGGGTTCAGGTTGGATAGCTTACTCAAACTAAGTGATACCCGTGCACGTAACAATAAGATGACCTTAATGCATTATTTATCCAAG GTGCTTTCCGAGAAACTTCCAGAACTTCTTGACTTCCCTAAAGAtttggctagcttggagttggcaGCAAAG ATACAGTTGAAGTCATTAGCAGAGGAAATGCAGGCCATAAACAAAGGACTCGAGAAAGTGGAGCAAGAACTAACTATATCTGAAAATGATGGCCCTGTGTCGGAGACCTTTCGCAAG ACACTGAAGGACTTTCTCAGTGGTGCTGAAGCTGAAGTTAGGGCATTGACTTCACTTTATTCTAATGTG GGCAGGAATGCAGACGCATTGGCACTTTATTTTGGAGAAGATCCGGCACGTTGTCCATTTGAGCAAG TGGTGACAACGCTCCAAAACTTTGTGAGATTGTTCACACGTTCCCACGAAGAGAATTGCAAGCAGTTGGATCTTGAAAAGAAGAAAGCTCAGAAGGAGGCAGAAACGGAGAAACCTAAGAGTGAATCGGAAACGGATAAAGTTAATACTGAATCTGAAAATGAGAAAGCTAAGCTCAGCCATTCAATCAAAGAGCTAGACATCTCACTTCAATCACAAGCACAAACTGCCAGTGCCAAGTGA